A stretch of the Planctomycetota bacterium genome encodes the following:
- a CDS encoding aminotransferase class I/II-fold pyridoxal phosphate-dependent enzyme produces MDATETLSSQRLRALPTYLFHALDEAKARRRAAGGEVIDLSVGDPDAPTPEYVVAAMVRAVRDEANHRYPNPKGSAKFRAACARFLDRRYGVTADPDRHIIACIGSKEGIAHLPLAIVDPGRSVLRPSLAYPVYHAGAILAGADPIAMPMRPASGWTPIWEELPAADLERAALMWVNFPNNPTASTVGVGFYRQAYEFASRHGIVLASDQAYSELYFEGDPPPSLWQADGLDLERSHAIEFHSLSKAFCMAGWRIGFAVGHESLVSALGKLKGPIDMGPFNAIQEAAVAALENYDHPDIAAVRDRYRERRDAVLPPLRALGFQADTPAAGMFVWARCPEVDGVPLDSWQVARDAMEQADVCLTPGAGFGEDGRHYVRLALTVDRERIVKAMERLGEVRWGASV; encoded by the coding sequence ATGGACGCCACCGAAACCCTCTCGTCGCAGCGGCTGCGGGCTCTGCCCACGTACCTCTTCCACGCCCTCGACGAGGCCAAGGCCCGCCGCCGTGCCGCCGGGGGCGAGGTCATCGACCTGAGCGTCGGCGACCCGGATGCGCCGACGCCCGAGTACGTCGTCGCCGCGATGGTCCGCGCGGTGCGGGACGAGGCCAATCATCGCTACCCCAATCCGAAGGGGTCGGCCAAGTTCCGGGCGGCGTGCGCCCGCTTCCTGGACCGCCGCTACGGCGTCACCGCCGACCCCGACCGGCACATCATCGCGTGCATCGGGTCGAAGGAGGGCATCGCCCACCTGCCGCTGGCGATCGTCGACCCGGGCCGCTCGGTGCTTCGGCCGAGCCTGGCGTATCCGGTGTACCACGCCGGCGCGATCCTGGCGGGCGCGGACCCGATCGCGATGCCGATGCGGCCGGCCTCGGGCTGGACGCCGATCTGGGAGGAGTTGCCCGCGGCCGATCTTGAGCGTGCGGCCCTGATGTGGGTGAACTTCCCCAACAACCCGACGGCGTCGACCGTGGGCGTGGGCTTCTACCGGCAGGCCTACGAGTTCGCCAGCCGCCACGGCATCGTGCTCGCCAGCGACCAGGCCTACTCGGAGCTGTACTTCGAGGGCGATCCTCCACCGAGCCTGTGGCAGGCGGATGGGCTCGATCTCGAGCGGTCGCACGCGATCGAGTTCCACTCGCTGAGCAAGGCGTTCTGCATGGCGGGCTGGCGGATCGGCTTCGCGGTCGGCCACGAGTCGCTCGTCTCGGCGCTGGGCAAGCTCAAGGGGCCGATCGACATGGGACCCTTCAACGCCATCCAGGAGGCCGCCGTCGCCGCGCTGGAGAACTACGACCACCCCGACATCGCGGCGGTGCGGGACCGCTACCGCGAGCGTCGCGACGCGGTGCTGCCGCCGCTGCGGGCGCTGGGCTTCCAGGCCGACACGCCCGCGGCGGGGATGTTCGTCTGGGCGCGATGCCCGGAGGTCGATGGGGTGCCGCTGGATTCGTGGCAGGTCGCCCGCGACGCGATGGAGCAGGCCGATGTGTGCCTGACCCCCGGCGCGGGCTTCGGCGAGGACGGCCGGCACTACGTCCGCCTGGCGCTCACGGTCGATCGTGAGCGGATCGTGAAGGCCATGGAGCGGCTGGGCGAGGTCCGGTGGGGCGCCTCCGTCTAG
- a CDS encoding glycosyltransferase family 9 protein: MAEAHSNRLLIVMPSWIGDGVMATPALRLLRDALPGWFFGGLARPAVAQVLGGTPLLDEMHVEPITGVLGPKRVAARLRPRRYAAALLLTNSFSTALVARVAGVPLRLGYDRDGRGLLLTHRLAAPRRPGGGWAVVPAADYYHHAACALLDVLQGKTVDARRPIEPLPAAARMELPLSDAERADAEAVLGRAGVDPAAGFAVLNPGGNNPAKRWPTERYAALADWLAAKHGLACVVNASPAEIEIARAIQGASASSPPCLADHGGSLPALKGVIARSRLLVTNDTGPRHLAAALGVPVASLFGPTDHRWTTIPAPAGEEIVLADPDLPEREAANDHPERCRIDRISLERVRRAAEELLRRAAAARAGP, encoded by the coding sequence ATGGCTGAGGCGCATTCCAACCGCCTGCTGATCGTGATGCCCTCGTGGATCGGCGACGGCGTGATGGCGACACCCGCGCTGCGGCTGCTCCGCGACGCGCTGCCCGGCTGGTTCTTCGGCGGGCTAGCGCGGCCCGCGGTCGCGCAGGTCCTCGGCGGCACGCCGCTGCTGGACGAGATGCACGTCGAGCCCATCACCGGCGTGCTCGGGCCCAAGCGGGTCGCGGCGCGCTTGCGGCCCCGCCGATACGCCGCGGCGCTACTCCTGACCAACTCGTTCTCGACGGCTTTGGTCGCGAGGGTTGCCGGTGTGCCCCTCCGGCTGGGCTACGACCGCGACGGGCGGGGGCTGCTGCTCACGCACCGCCTCGCGGCTCCCAGGCGGCCGGGCGGGGGCTGGGCGGTCGTGCCCGCCGCAGACTACTACCACCACGCCGCGTGCGCCCTGCTCGACGTGCTGCAGGGCAAGACGGTCGACGCGCGGCGGCCGATCGAGCCCCTGCCAGCGGCGGCCCGCATGGAGCTGCCGCTGTCCGACGCCGAGCGGGCCGACGCCGAGGCCGTGCTGGGGCGGGCGGGCGTCGATCCGGCGGCGGGCTTCGCGGTGCTCAACCCCGGCGGCAACAACCCCGCCAAGCGGTGGCCGACCGAGCGGTACGCCGCCCTGGCGGACTGGCTCGCCGCCAAGCATGGGCTCGCCTGCGTCGTCAACGCCTCGCCCGCCGAGATCGAGATCGCGCGGGCCATCCAGGGCGCGTCCGCGTCCAGCCCGCCATGCCTCGCGGACCACGGCGGCTCGCTGCCCGCGCTCAAGGGCGTGATCGCCCGCAGCCGGCTGCTGGTCACCAACGACACCGGGCCCAGGCACCTGGCCGCCGCCCTGGGCGTGCCGGTGGCGTCGCTCTTCGGGCCCACCGACCACCGCTGGACGACCATCCCCGCGCCCGCCGGCGAGGAGATCGTGCTCGCCGACCCCGACCTGCCCGAGCGCGAGGCCGCCAACGACCACCCCGAGCGATGCCGCATCGACCGCATCTCGCTGGAGCGCGTGCGGCGGGCGGCCGAAGAACTGCTGCGGCGGGCCGCAGCCGCGAGAGCCGGCCCCTGA
- a CDS encoding HAD-IIIA family hydrolase: MIFPNEVRSLPPRARPGGVARPAVFFDRDDTLIRNTDLPAEAFAGTRGDLADPRHVRLLPGAAEACRAARAAGFAVVVVTNQGVVARGGATLADVEATCDRMVELIEVDAGPGTVNAVLACPFHPRGTVPAFAREHPWRKPAPGMLQAARDLLGLDLESSWMVGDAERDIAAAVAAGLSPERCVRVGEGAANLREVTAQFAERAAHG, from the coding sequence GTGATCTTCCCGAACGAAGTCCGTTCTCTGCCGCCCCGCGCTCGCCCGGGGGGCGTCGCGCGGCCCGCGGTCTTCTTCGACCGCGACGACACCCTCATCCGCAACACCGATCTGCCGGCGGAAGCCTTCGCGGGCACACGCGGCGACCTGGCCGATCCGCGGCACGTTCGTCTGCTGCCGGGAGCCGCGGAGGCCTGCCGGGCCGCGCGGGCGGCGGGCTTCGCGGTCGTCGTCGTTACCAACCAGGGCGTGGTCGCCCGGGGCGGCGCGACGCTGGCGGACGTCGAGGCCACCTGCGATCGCATGGTCGAACTGATTGAGGTGGACGCCGGCCCGGGAACGGTCAACGCCGTTCTGGCCTGCCCGTTCCACCCGCGGGGCACGGTCCCGGCCTTCGCACGAGAGCATCCCTGGCGGAAGCCGGCCCCGGGCATGCTGCAGGCCGCGCGTGACCTGCTGGGGCTGGACCTGGAGTCGTCCTGGATGGTCGGCGATGCCGAGCGGGACATCGCCGCCGCCGTCGCAGCCGGCCTAAGCCCGGAGCGCTGCGTCCGGGTCGGCGAGGGCGCCGCCAATCTGCGCGAGGTCACGGCCCAGTTCGCGGAGCGGGCGGCGCATGGCTGA
- the queA gene encoding tRNA preQ1(34) S-adenosylmethionine ribosyltransferase-isomerase QueA: protein MLPTRDLDYDLPPELVATRPAEPRDAARLMVLRGDAPPEHRVFRDLPDLLERGDRVVLNTSRVLPARFVGVREDTGGRVEGLFLGVAGQAWHAMIKSRRFRAGAVVRLSERDGSASADCIELAERLEGTPGAWVVRPRLASGSGDARADAIAVLDRLGRPPLPPYIRSARRRSGEPDDGPADLDRYQTIYAGESDAASAPAAGSVAAPTAGLHFTAGVFGGLEARGIARRDVRLHVGIGTFRDVEADTVEAHDMHAEWCHAEAAAMRDLVGAADAGGRVVAVGSTATRTLETLAESPGDWGRWIETSLLVTPGWRWRLVGGMVTNFHLPRSTLMALVAAMLPGGVQQLHAVYRIAIERRYRFYSYGDAMLILP from the coding sequence ATGCTGCCCACACGCGACCTCGACTACGACCTGCCCCCCGAGCTCGTCGCGACGCGGCCCGCCGAGCCCCGCGATGCCGCCCGGCTGATGGTCCTCCGCGGCGACGCCCCGCCCGAGCACCGCGTGTTCCGCGATCTTCCTGATCTCCTGGAACGCGGCGACCGCGTCGTGCTCAACACCAGCCGCGTGCTGCCGGCGCGCTTCGTCGGCGTCCGCGAGGACACCGGCGGCCGCGTCGAGGGGCTGTTCCTGGGCGTTGCCGGCCAGGCGTGGCACGCGATGATCAAGTCGCGGCGGTTCCGGGCTGGCGCGGTCGTGCGGCTCTCGGAGCGGGATGGCTCGGCCTCGGCCGATTGCATCGAACTGGCAGAGCGGCTGGAGGGCACGCCGGGCGCGTGGGTGGTCCGTCCGCGGCTGGCGAGCGGCTCGGGCGATGCCAGGGCCGATGCGATAGCGGTGCTGGATCGTCTGGGGCGGCCCCCGCTGCCACCGTACATCCGCAGCGCCCGCCGGCGATCGGGCGAGCCCGACGACGGGCCGGCCGACCTCGACCGCTACCAGACGATCTACGCGGGTGAATCGGACGCGGCATCGGCTCCCGCCGCGGGGTCGGTGGCCGCCCCCACCGCGGGGCTGCACTTCACCGCTGGCGTGTTTGGTGGGCTCGAGGCCCGCGGCATCGCTCGCCGGGACGTCCGGCTGCACGTGGGCATCGGCACCTTCCGCGACGTAGAGGCCGACACCGTCGAGGCCCACGACATGCACGCCGAGTGGTGCCACGCCGAGGCCGCCGCGATGCGGGACCTGGTCGGGGCCGCCGACGCCGGCGGGCGGGTGGTTGCCGTGGGCAGCACGGCCACGCGGACGCTCGAGACGCTCGCGGAATCGCCGGGCGACTGGGGGCGGTGGATCGAGACCAGCCTGCTGGTCACGCCGGGCTGGCGGTGGCGGCTGGTGGGCGGCATGGTGACGAACTTCCACCTGCCCCGCTCGACGCTCATGGCGCTCGTGGCGGCCATGCTGCCGGGCGGCGTCCAGCAGCTGCATGCCGTGTACCGGATCGCCATCGAGCGGCGGTACCGCTTCTACAGCTATGGTGATGCGATGCTGATCCTGCCGTAG
- a CDS encoding UDP-N-acetylmuramoyl-L-alanyl-D-glutamate--2,6-diaminopimelate ligase, whose amino-acid sequence MASTPQRPSIDLADLARDLPVRLPHGATPAIRGVTEDSRLVEPGWLFVARAGCRVDGAAYLGQAIERGAVAVVARPGIGVDGAVHVACEDPAATGAEIIERWHGSPSRTLAIAGVTGTNGKTTVCALLRQLLEASGVRCGLMGTIEHHDGADSCRATLTSAPAEVTSGTLARMVANGCGAAAIEASSHALDQRRLAGVRFRAGVFTGLSGDHLDYHGTLDDYAAAKARLFGALDADALAVVNADDPQASRMLRDCGARVLRCSANPAGADAWVAATADGLASRVELGGPWGVISGRLPLPGSHNAMNALQAVAVAHAFGASAEDLERALPTLAPPAGRLERIEVAGVAGPLVFVDFAHTDDALDKTLAAVAGGMAGGRLWVVFGCGGDRDRTKRPRMGAAAARHAHHVVVTSDNPRTEDPTAIIDDVLGGVGSHESVRCDPDRERAIRLAIEAAAAGDLVVIAGKGHEDYQILPDGEGGTVRRAFDDREIARAALRARAMGSVA is encoded by the coding sequence GTGGCGAGCACACCCCAACGCCCATCGATCGACCTTGCCGACCTGGCCCGGGATCTGCCGGTGCGGCTGCCGCATGGCGCGACGCCCGCGATCCGCGGCGTCACCGAGGACAGCCGCCTCGTCGAGCCCGGCTGGTTGTTCGTCGCCCGGGCCGGCTGCCGGGTGGACGGTGCGGCCTATCTCGGCCAGGCAATCGAGCGGGGCGCGGTTGCGGTCGTCGCCCGGCCCGGCATCGGCGTCGACGGGGCGGTCCACGTCGCGTGCGAGGACCCGGCCGCGACCGGCGCCGAGATCATCGAGCGGTGGCACGGCTCGCCTTCGCGGACGCTGGCGATCGCGGGCGTCACCGGAACCAACGGCAAGACCACCGTGTGCGCGCTGCTGCGGCAGCTGCTCGAGGCCTCGGGGGTTCGCTGCGGGTTGATGGGCACCATCGAGCACCACGACGGGGCGGACTCTTGCAGGGCGACGCTGACGTCCGCGCCGGCGGAGGTCACCAGCGGCACCCTGGCGCGGATGGTCGCCAACGGCTGCGGTGCGGCGGCGATCGAGGCGTCCAGCCACGCCCTGGACCAGAGGCGGCTCGCGGGCGTGCGATTTCGCGCGGGCGTCTTCACAGGGCTCAGCGGCGACCACCTGGACTACCACGGCACGCTCGACGACTACGCCGCAGCCAAGGCCCGGCTGTTCGGGGCGCTCGACGCGGACGCCCTGGCGGTCGTCAACGCGGACGATCCGCAGGCCAGTCGGATGCTCCGCGACTGCGGCGCACGCGTGCTGCGGTGCTCGGCCAACCCGGCCGGCGCGGACGCGTGGGTGGCAGCAACCGCCGACGGCCTGGCGAGCCGGGTCGAGCTGGGCGGGCCGTGGGGCGTGATCTCCGGGCGGCTGCCGCTGCCGGGGTCGCACAACGCCATGAACGCGCTGCAGGCGGTCGCGGTGGCGCACGCGTTCGGGGCCTCGGCGGAGGATCTGGAACGGGCGCTGCCGACGCTGGCTCCGCCGGCGGGCCGGCTGGAGCGGATCGAGGTCGCCGGCGTCGCGGGCCCGCTCGTGTTCGTCGACTTCGCCCACACCGATGATGCGCTGGACAAGACGCTGGCCGCGGTGGCGGGCGGCATGGCCGGCGGCCGGCTGTGGGTGGTCTTCGGCTGCGGCGGTGATCGCGACCGCACCAAGCGGCCACGGATGGGGGCGGCGGCGGCCCGGCACGCCCACCACGTCGTGGTCACCTCCGACAACCCGCGGACCGAGGATCCGACGGCCATCATCGACGACGTGCTGGGTGGCGTGGGCTCGCACGAGTCGGTCCGCTGCGACCCCGATCGCGAGCGGGCGATCCGCCTGGCCATTGAGGCGGCGGCCGCCGGCGACCTCGTCGTCATCGCCGGCAAGGGGCACGAGGACTACCAGATCCTGCCCGACGGCGAGGGCGGCACGGTGCGGCGGGCCTTCGACGATCGCGAGATCGCGCGAGCCGCCCTGCGGGCTCGCGCGATGGGGAGCGTGGCGTGA
- the murF gene encoding UDP-N-acetylmuramoyl-tripeptide--D-alanyl-D-alanine ligase, producing the protein MTPPGWTLRTLAEATGGAWLSPPDGDAVASGAGIDTRTLGRGEVFFALRGERADGHDMLAAARNAGASAAVVERGVAAPDGLAVLRVASTIDALAAAARAVRASMRARCVGVIGSNGKTTTVRMLESVLGTTFRTHASPRSFNNALGVPLAVLNAPGGTEALVCELGEGTPGALAGYARIARPDAMIITSVGLAHASELGGIAGIRREFADAVAVLAPAGLVVVPPEDALLAGGRRAATFGARDDAILRIRRSWHEDAALRFELDDDSAWDLPVPGEHNALNAAAVIALARSWGVADEHIGVGLATFTPADMRLAVHEAGGRMLIEDCYNANPPSALAALRTLVALGGDRHRVAVLGDMLELGDESPALHAEVGRAAAEVADACVFVGEASEHGFRAARDAGVPCVWCADATEAADRAAGVLEPRSIVLLKASRGVRLERVAAALRHAAPRPAVI; encoded by the coding sequence GTGACGCCGCCCGGCTGGACGCTGCGGACGCTCGCGGAGGCCACGGGCGGTGCCTGGCTGTCGCCGCCCGACGGAGACGCGGTTGCCTCGGGCGCGGGCATCGATACGCGAACGCTCGGCCGGGGCGAGGTCTTCTTCGCGCTGCGGGGCGAGCGCGCCGACGGGCACGACATGCTCGCCGCCGCTCGGAACGCTGGAGCTTCTGCGGCCGTCGTCGAGCGCGGCGTCGCGGCGCCCGATGGCCTGGCGGTGCTGCGGGTGGCGTCGACGATCGACGCGCTGGCTGCCGCGGCCCGGGCGGTCCGTGCGTCGATGCGCGCGCGGTGCGTCGGCGTGATCGGCAGCAACGGCAAGACCACGACGGTGCGGATGCTCGAGTCGGTGCTGGGCACGACGTTCCGAACGCACGCGTCGCCGCGTTCGTTCAATAACGCGCTCGGGGTGCCGCTGGCGGTGCTCAATGCGCCCGGCGGGACCGAGGCCCTCGTGTGCGAGCTGGGAGAGGGCACGCCGGGCGCACTCGCCGGGTACGCGCGGATCGCGCGGCCCGACGCGATGATCATCACGAGCGTCGGCCTAGCGCACGCGAGCGAGTTGGGCGGCATCGCGGGCATCCGCCGGGAGTTCGCCGACGCCGTCGCGGTGCTGGCCCCGGCCGGACTCGTCGTGGTGCCGCCGGAGGATGCCCTCCTCGCGGGCGGTCGCCGGGCGGCAACGTTTGGTGCGCGGGACGACGCGATCCTGCGGATCCGGCGGTCGTGGCACGAGGACGCGGCCCTGCGATTCGAGCTGGACGACGACTCGGCCTGGGATCTGCCGGTGCCCGGTGAGCACAACGCACTCAACGCCGCGGCCGTGATCGCGCTCGCGCGGTCCTGGGGCGTTGCCGACGAGCACATCGGCGTCGGCCTGGCAACGTTCACGCCCGCGGACATGCGGCTGGCGGTGCACGAGGCCGGCGGCCGGATGCTCATCGAGGACTGCTACAACGCCAATCCGCCGTCGGCTCTTGCAGCGCTGCGGACGCTGGTGGCGCTGGGTGGTGATCGCCACCGCGTGGCCGTGCTGGGCGACATGCTGGAATTGGGCGACGAGAGCCCGGCGCTGCACGCCGAGGTCGGCCGTGCCGCCGCCGAGGTCGCCGATGCCTGCGTGTTCGTCGGCGAGGCCAGCGAGCACGGCTTCCGAGCGGCCCGCGATGCGGGGGTGCCGTGCGTGTGGTGCGCCGACGCGACGGAAGCCGCGGATCGCGCGGCCGGTGTGCTCGAGCCGCGATCGATCGTGCTGCTCAAGGCGTCGCGGGGCGTGCGGCTGGAGCGCGTGGCCGCCGCGCTGCGGCACGCGGCTCCACGGCCGGCGGTGATCTAG
- the mraY gene encoding phospho-N-acetylmuramoyl-pentapeptide-transferase, whose amino-acid sequence MLYWLITALQDVLPEWLMDAFQVLYQVEFRALASAVLAFGLVLGFGKQVIAQLVKFKIGDPGLSDAEALQMGAASKRHTPTMGGVLICGAMLAATLLLGDLANFYVRTGLLLLVSFSLIGGADDVLKLLASRRGGGRQGLHSWEKLLFQLGASALIAYFAFRHADTPEALDLAHAVNLPFQRTTLPGGGEVNPALLFLPAWAFVVVGTLMIAGLSNAANLTDGMDGLAGGLSATMSVGLVVLAVIAGTQSTAQQLLVPYVPGSEELSVLAGALLGASLGFLWWNSFPAQVFMGDTGSLPIGGLAGYVALVTRQEIVVLLMCGIFVLEIASVVLQVGYYKWTKRFAAGGPRRIFRCAPYHHHLHLGGLAEPKVVARLWIAGVLLLVLALASIKLR is encoded by the coding sequence GTGCTGTACTGGCTCATCACCGCGCTGCAGGACGTGCTGCCCGAGTGGCTGATGGACGCCTTCCAGGTGCTCTACCAGGTCGAGTTTCGGGCACTCGCGTCGGCGGTGCTCGCCTTCGGGCTCGTGCTGGGCTTCGGCAAGCAGGTGATCGCGCAGCTGGTGAAGTTCAAGATCGGCGACCCGGGACTGAGCGACGCCGAGGCGCTGCAGATGGGCGCGGCCTCCAAGCGGCACACGCCGACGATGGGCGGCGTGCTGATCTGCGGAGCCATGCTCGCCGCCACGCTGCTGCTGGGCGACCTCGCGAACTTCTACGTCCGCACCGGGCTGCTGCTGCTAGTCAGCTTTTCGCTGATCGGCGGCGCCGACGATGTCCTCAAGCTGCTGGCGTCGAGGCGGGGCGGCGGGCGGCAGGGCCTGCACTCGTGGGAGAAGCTGCTGTTCCAGCTCGGCGCGTCGGCGTTGATCGCCTACTTCGCGTTCCGGCACGCCGACACGCCCGAGGCGCTGGACCTCGCGCACGCGGTCAACCTGCCCTTCCAGCGAACGACGCTGCCGGGCGGCGGCGAGGTGAACCCGGCGTTGCTGTTCCTGCCCGCGTGGGCCTTCGTGGTGGTGGGCACGCTGATGATCGCGGGGCTCTCCAACGCCGCCAACCTGACCGACGGCATGGACGGGCTCGCGGGCGGGCTGTCGGCGACGATGTCGGTGGGCCTGGTGGTGCTGGCGGTGATCGCCGGCACGCAGTCGACGGCGCAGCAGCTGCTGGTGCCCTACGTGCCGGGGTCCGAGGAGCTGAGCGTGCTGGCGGGCGCGCTGCTCGGGGCCAGCCTGGGCTTCCTATGGTGGAATTCGTTCCCGGCACAGGTGTTCATGGGCGATACCGGCTCGCTGCCCATCGGCGGGCTGGCGGGCTACGTGGCGCTCGTGACGCGGCAGGAGATCGTCGTCCTGCTGATGTGCGGCATCTTCGTGCTGGAGATCGCATCCGTGGTGCTCCAGGTGGGGTATTACAAGTGGACGAAGCGGTTCGCGGCCGGCGGACCCCGCCGGATCTTCCGGTGCGCGCCGTACCACCACCACCTGCACCTGGGCGGGCTGGCCGAGCCCAAGGTGGTCGCGAGGCTCTGGATCGCCGGCGTGCTGCTGCTGGTGCTGGCGCTGGCCTCGATCAAGCTTCGATGA
- a CDS encoding peptide ABC transporter substrate-binding protein translates to MVKLLAPVLLLALVVAATMVSDRPLPRADFAFVNRGDVSTLDLQKMSWMQDLRVARMVFEGLVENDVFTQGYDVVPAVAERWDISGDGLTYTFHLRDNAKWTNGSPVTAHDFVYSWRRAILPDTAADYTKLFQLIKGAPEFADWRQAQLDAFPDRRFESDEARREAAEALWAETEAKFAEMVRLRALDDRTLEVELKQPTPYFLDLLAFAVFYPVYPPLVRQYESIDPATGLLKVAFGWTKPPHLVSNGPFELTTWRFKRDMFFERNPYYWNPDKLDVDTVLIPSINDPNAAVLAYETGVVDWVSDVTPAYRADMLADKAAFYEENRELVDRLQAEGLDQFEIDRRLPDDPRKNIHAVPAFATYWYNFNCLPTLPDGTPNPFADARVRRAFAMAIDKHAIVEDVMRLGNPVARTLIPRDSIGGYASPDGLESLGDATTEAERADIVRRAKALLSEAGYPSPDDLPTITILFNKDAGHDLIAQVVQKNWQENLGVDVRLEQKEIKVFRDDLKEQNFMVSRAGWYGDYGDPTTFLDINRKDDGNNDRKYHGVRYEELLDEAAVELDSERRMALLGEAERIIMEEDLPMVPLFHYVTIYLFDPDRVSGLNPHPRTTQNMFLIDLLDDGKGRDEARAMRPASAAGSQ, encoded by the coding sequence ATGGTCAAGCTGCTCGCCCCCGTGCTGCTGCTGGCCCTCGTCGTGGCCGCGACGATGGTCAGCGATCGCCCGCTGCCCCGCGCCGACTTCGCGTTCGTCAACCGCGGCGACGTGAGCACGCTGGACCTCCAGAAGATGAGCTGGATGCAGGACCTCCGCGTGGCGCGGATGGTCTTCGAGGGCCTCGTCGAGAACGACGTGTTCACGCAGGGCTACGACGTCGTGCCGGCGGTGGCCGAGCGATGGGACATCAGCGGCGACGGGCTGACCTACACCTTCCACCTCCGCGACAACGCAAAATGGACCAACGGCTCGCCCGTCACGGCGCACGACTTCGTGTACAGCTGGCGGCGGGCGATCCTGCCCGACACGGCGGCGGACTACACCAAGCTGTTCCAGCTCATCAAGGGCGCACCCGAATTCGCGGACTGGAGGCAGGCCCAGCTCGACGCGTTCCCCGATCGGCGGTTCGAGTCCGACGAGGCCCGCCGGGAGGCCGCCGAGGCGTTGTGGGCCGAGACCGAGGCGAAGTTCGCCGAGATGGTCCGGCTGCGGGCGCTCGACGACCGCACGCTCGAGGTCGAGCTCAAGCAGCCCACGCCCTACTTCCTGGATCTGCTCGCCTTCGCGGTGTTCTACCCGGTGTACCCGCCGCTGGTGCGGCAGTACGAGAGCATCGATCCGGCCACGGGCCTGCTCAAGGTGGCCTTCGGCTGGACCAAGCCGCCGCACCTGGTCAGCAACGGCCCATTCGAGCTGACCACCTGGCGCTTCAAGCGGGACATGTTCTTCGAGCGCAACCCCTACTACTGGAATCCGGACAAGCTGGACGTCGACACGGTGCTGATCCCGTCGATCAACGATCCCAACGCGGCGGTGCTCGCGTACGAGACCGGCGTGGTCGATTGGGTCAGCGACGTCACGCCGGCCTACCGCGCCGATATGCTGGCCGATAAGGCCGCGTTCTACGAGGAGAACCGCGAGCTGGTCGATCGGCTGCAGGCCGAGGGGCTGGACCAGTTCGAGATCGATCGGCGGCTGCCCGACGACCCCAGGAAGAACATCCATGCGGTGCCGGCGTTCGCCACGTACTGGTACAACTTCAACTGCCTGCCCACGCTGCCCGACGGCACGCCCAACCCGTTCGCCGACGCGAGGGTGCGGCGGGCCTTCGCGATGGCGATCGACAAGCACGCCATCGTCGAGGACGTGATGCGGCTGGGCAACCCGGTTGCGCGGACGCTCATCCCGCGGGATTCCATAGGCGGCTACGCGAGCCCGGACGGCCTCGAGAGCCTGGGTGATGCGACAACCGAGGCCGAGCGGGCGGACATCGTCCGGCGTGCCAAGGCGCTGCTGTCCGAGGCGGGGTATCCGTCGCCCGACGACCTGCCGACGATCACGATCCTGTTCAACAAGGACGCGGGGCACGACCTGATCGCCCAGGTCGTGCAGAAGAACTGGCAGGAGAACCTCGGCGTCGATGTCCGGTTGGAGCAGAAGGAGATCAAGGTCTTCCGCGACGACCTGAAGGAGCAGAACTTCATGGTCAGCCGGGCGGGCTGGTACGGGGACTACGGCGACCCGACGACCTTCCTGGACATCAACCGCAAGGACGATGGCAACAACGACCGCAAGTACCACGGCGTGCGGTACGAGGAACTGCTCGACGAAGCGGCCGTCGAGCTGGACAGCGAGCGCCGCATGGCGCTGCTCGGCGAGGCCGAGCGGATCATCATGGAGGAGGACCTGCCCATGGTGCCGCTCTTCCATTACGTCACGATCTACCTGTTCGATCCCGATCGGGTGAGCGGGCTGAACCCCCACCCGCGGACGACGCAGAATATGTTCCTGATCGATCTGCTCGACGACGGCAAGGGCCGGGACGAGGCCCGGGCGATGCGTCCGGCGTCCGCGGCGGGGAGCCAGTAA